A genome region from Columba livia isolate bColLiv1 breed racing homer chromosome 2, bColLiv1.pat.W.v2, whole genome shotgun sequence includes the following:
- the TYMS gene encoding thymidylate synthase produces MPAEGELPSAAAAESEPGEPQYLRQVRHILQHGHRKEDRTGTGTISVFGMHARYSLRDQFPLLTTKRVFWKGVLEELLWFIKGSTNAKELSAKGVKIWDANGSREFLDKQGFSSREEGDLGPVYGFQWRHFGAEYKDMHTDYSNQGVDQLQKVIETIKTNPDDRRIIMCAWNPKDISLMALPPCHALCQFYVVNGELSCQLYQRSGDMGLGVPFNIASYSLLTYMIAHVTGLKPGEFIHTLGDAHVYLNHVEPLKVQLQREPRPFPKLRILRKVEDISDFKAEDFQIEDYNPHPPIKMEMAV; encoded by the exons ATGCCTGCCGAGGGGGAGCTGCCGAGCGCGGCGGCCGCCGAGTCGGAGCCCGGTGAGCCGCAGTACCTGCGGCAGGTCCGGCACATCCTTCAGCACGGCCACCGGAAGGAGGATcgcaccggcaccggcaccaTCTCCGTCTTCGGCATGCATGCGCGGTACAGCCTGAGAG ATCAGTTTCCACTGCTAACGACCAAGAGGGTATTCTGGAAAGGagtgctggaggagctgctctGGTTCATCAAG GGTTCTACAAATGCCAAAGAGCTCTCTGCAAAAGGGGTGAAGATTTGGGATGCTAATGGATCACGTGAGTTCCTGGATAAGCAGGgtttcagcagcagagaggagggGGATTTGGGACCAGTTTATGGTTTCCAGTGGAGGCACTTTGGAGCAGAATACAAAGATATGCACACAG ATTACTCTAACCAAGGAGTTGATCAGTTGCAAAAAGTGATTGAAACAATCAAAACAAATCCAGATGACAGAAGAATCATTATGTGTGCTTGGAATCCCAAAG ATATTTCTCTGATGGCTTTGCCTCCATGCCATGCCCTTTGCCAGTTCTATGTTGTGAATGGTGAGTTGTCTTGCCAGCTCTATCAGAGGTCAGGAGATATGGGACTCGGAGTGCCTTTCAATATTGCCAGCTATTCACTGCTCACATACATGATTGCCCATGTCACAGGGCTAAAG cctggagagttCATACACACATTAGGAGATGCTCACGTATACCTGAATCATGTGGAACCTCTAAAAGTTCAA CTTCAGAGGGAGCCAAGACCTTTCCCCAAACTCAGAATTCTTCGTAAGGTTGAAGACATCAGTGACTTTAAGGCAGAAGACTTTCAGATTGAAGATTATAATCCTCATCCACCTATTAAAATGGAGATGGCTGTTTAA